In the genome of Pseudomonas sp. B33.4, the window TTCTGAGCTGGGCGGTGTATGGCTTCCTCGGTCAGGCGTTTCTTTACGCTCCGCTGCATGCGTTTTCCAAGTACTACCAACGGTCCCGTAAAAGCGAGCACAAGACGCTGATCGTCGGCACCGGCGAACTGGCGTTGGGTCTGGCGAAGAAGCTCAGCCAACTGGAAAATCTGCCGTTGGTAGGTTTGGTCAGCAATGGGGATGTGTCTGCGCTGGGTAAAGATTCACCGCGTGTGGTTGGCGCTCAGGAAGACTTGCTGAAGCTGATCGAAGCCCATGACATCCGTCGTTTGTACATCACCCTGCCGCTGTGTGAAGCGGCGAAAATCGAAGCGATTTATGGTGACTTGCTAGGGGCAAACGTTGATGTGGTATGGGTGCCGGACTTGAACAGTCTGACCCTGCTCAATCACTCGGTGAAGGTCGTGGACGGCCTGCCGGCGATCTACTTGAACGAGAGCCCGCTGACCAGCCGCCCTACCGCTGCTTTGAGCAAGAGTCTGGCAGAGAAAACCGTGGCGTTTCTGGCGATCATCGCGCTGAGTCCGATCCTGCTGATCATCGCGCTGGCGGTGAAGATCAACTCGCCCGGCCCGGTGTTTTTCAAGCAGGATCGCCATGGCTGGAACGGCAAGGTGATCAAGGTCTGGAAGTTCCGCTCGATGCGTGTTCACGATGACCGTGACGTGAAGCAGGCCAGCCGTAATGACTCGCGCATTACCGCAGTCGGCCGCTTTATCCGCCGCACTTCGCTGGATGAGTTGCCGCAACTGTTCAACGTGCTGCAGGGGCACATGGCTCTGGTCGGCCCTCGCCCGCACGCCGTCGCGCACAACAACTACTACTCGGGGAAAATCCTCGCGTACATGGCGCGTCACCGGATTAAACCGGGGATTACCGGACTGGCCCAAATCAGCGGCTGCCGCGGTGAGACAGACACCATCGACAAGATGCAGAAGCGTGTGGAGATTGACCTGCAGTACATCAACAACTGGTCGTTGTGGCTGGATCTGAAGATCCTGGTGAAGACGCCGTTTACGTTGCTGTCGAAGGATATTTACTGAGGTTTAAAGCTGCATACCGCAAGGGGACGAAAGTCCCCTTTTTTGTGCGTGGGATTTGGGAGCGAGAGTGTTGTGGAGGGATGCAAAGAACTTGTGGGAGTGAGCTTGCTCGCGAAAGCGGTGGGTCAGGCAACGGGGATGTCGACTGGTCGGACGCTATCGCGAGCAGGCTCACTCCTACAGGGGATTTGTGGTTGGCTCGGGATTTGTGGCGTGATGAAAATCCAATGTAGGAGTGAGCCTGCTCGCGATGGCGGTGGGTCAGGCAACAGGGATGTCGACTGTACGGACGCTATCGCGAGCAGGCTCGCTCCCACAGGGATTTATGGTTGGCTCGGGATTTGTGGCGTGACAGATAGCTAATGTGGGAGCGAGCCTGCTCGCGAAAGCGGTGGGTCAGGCAACAGTGATGTCGACTGGTCGGACGCTATCCCGAGCAGGCGAAGGCCTACAGGTTCCAGGGTGTTCGGGAGATCCGCGGTTACTCAGTGATCTTCTCGAAATTCCGATAGAACATGTCCCCTTCCCGGCTATCGGTCATCGAGTGCAGTTGGTAGCTGCGATTCAGTCGCGCACCACCGTCACGGGTCAGTGGGGCCCAGACCAGGTTGGCGCGGCGCATGGTCGACATGCTCATCATTTCGTCGAACGGGATCGACAGGTAGATGCCTTTGTCGAAACTACCTTCGCCATACTCGGCACTGCCCGCCGTGGTGATCGTCGCCCACGCGCCAAATCGCACACCATTGAAAAACTCCCGCGAGATGTCCAGCGTACCGCCCCAGTCCCCGGCCAGATAACGCCCGACGCTCACCGCCGCCAATGTATCGAACGGCAAATCGGTATACGCCGTGACATGCCCGGTCACCACAGAGTAATCACGCAAGGCAAAACCCTGATCGAAATCACGCTGCCGCACCCAGTTGATATCCGCGCCCACCGACCAGCGCTCACCGGTCGGGCGGAACAACACTTCACCGCCGACACCGGCAAACATCGACTCCAGATAACCGCCATACACCATGCCATACAGGTCTTTATCCAGTTGCTCGGCATGGCTGACCTGGAACAACGGCATGGTCGTGTTAGACGTGGTCAGGTACTGACGCAAATCCGTGCGCACACGCGGCAAACCGCTCGGCGCGTCGTAGGTGAATTTGTCGAAGTTGTTGGCCAGGTTGGCACTGAGCAAACCGCTCCACCAAGTGTTGCGATTGAAGCGGTATTCGGCGTCGGCATCGGCACTCAATTGATAGAGCAAGCCGTCCGGACCACCAACGTTCTGCTTGAAGCCCAGCCCCACGCCATAGCTGAAATGCTGCGGCGCTTCGGTGTAGAGGGTTTTCTCGTTGCGCGGCATCGCCGGGTTGATCTCGGTGGTGCGGTGCAGCGATTCAAGTGGCTCTTCGTTGTTGATCACTTCGCGGAAGGTCTGGCGCGGCACACTGGTTTCTTCCAGCGGCAAGTCGTAGCGCTTGTTGACCATGGTGAACCAGTCGATGTCGTCGTTGACGCTGTTGTCGAGAATCCGGCTCGCCCGCCCGACAGCCTTGGACGAATGGAAATAACGCTGCTGCTCGCCATACACGATCAGTTCGGAATCACGCTGCGTGATGCGCTCGACCTTGTAGCCGGCATTCTGCTGCAACCGCTGCGAGACGTTGGCCCAGTTGACCTGCTCCATCGCCGTGGTTGGCATCTTCGCCGGCAGCGGTTCCGGGGTCGGATCGTAAGTCTTCGCCGGCGCCTTGCGGCTGACGAAATTGGTGTGGAAGGTCACGCCGAACATCGCCGTATTGCCGCGCTCCCACGCCGCGCTGACATCGACCGAATCGGTGACTTTGAACACCGCGCCGAGGTTGATCGGCGAATCCTGTTTGATCTCGTTGTCCTTCGGCTCGTGCTTGTAGTCGTTGCCTTCGAATTCGAGTTTCAGGCTGAGGCGATCCCACGGCGTCTGATAGCTCACGCCACCGAAGAACGACGGCCGGCCACGAAAGTACGAACCCGAGTTGACGTCACCGGTGCCTTCCAGGGCCGGCCGGGTATCGAAGCGATCGCTGACGTAGCCCAACGGGTTGTCGATATCGCCGCGATTACCCAGGTAACCCCAGGCGATCCCGGCGCTGAAATCGAAGTTGTCGTAACGCTTGTTGGCGACGAAAAATTCACTGGAGAACAAACCGGTACCACCGATATCTCGGAAGCCCAGCGCCACGTCGGGCAGCCAGTGGCTTTCCTGCCACAGCCGGACTTTGACGTCGACCGCCTTATCCTTATAGCTTTGACTACCGCTGAGGGCCTCCGAGCCGTACGGCCGATTGGTGATCGCGGTGTAGCGAAACGAGCCTTCGAGCCAGTCCAGCGGCTGCAACGACACGCTGTAGCGGCTGTACGGATCGGTGCGGTTGGCGTTGACGCTCAACTCGCCGGCCGGGGCCATGCGCGCGGTCGGCGTCTGCAGCAGACCGGTGCCACCGAAGTCATTCTGGGTAATGCGCGGCTCTGCATGGGCCAGACCGCAGGGCAATAACAATACAGCTGCAAAACGTAACTTCAACGAACCACCTCGGCCAGCTGCGTGGCAATGAATTCGGCCAACTGCTGATTCAGTTCAGGAAGAGGCGGATCAAGATCATCATTTTTCAACGGCACCAGAATCTTGCTGCCGGCCACGGGAAAGTGTCCGGATTCGCGATTCCAGTGGGCGATGCCGACACGTTGCGCAGCGCCGTTGGGCTGGATCAGCCACAGGTAATCGGCTTCGGCATCGCTCAGGATCGAACAGCCTTGCAGGTATTCACGCGCCTCCTGCAACGGCTGATACGGCAAGTGGCACGGCTCGGCGACAGCGCCCAGCACTTGCACTTCGTCGACGCGTTTCGGGTAGATCAGACGATCGCCGTCATCGAGGCGAATGTTGCGCGCGAAGCCGACTTCCAGCGCCACCGGATCAAGATCGGCAATCTGCCGCCCGGTCACCGGCATCTGCCGCACTTCTTCGGCAATGCGCTGCGCCAGCGCCGCCCGACTCGGCAGGTCGAACAGCATCGACATGCGTTGCAGCACATCCAGATCAAACAGCACACCGACCTTGAGCCGTGTCTGCTCCTCAATCAGCGACTGACGCAGCAACCCGCCCGCCAGCCAATAGCCTTCGGCATTCGGCACGGCTTCGCCGATCACGTCGAGCAAACGCCCGTTGGGTGGCAGCGGGATCGGCCCGGGATTGGCGACATCGCCCGACACCGTAACGGCTGCCTGACTCACACTCGCGACCAGCATCAAACTCGCCGACAACATTTTCAGGCGCATCACGGCAGGTGCCTGCGATCTGGGGTCAGTTGCACAACCTTGACGCGCAACTGCGACGTCAGTTGCTGCTCGCTCTGCAAGATGAAACCGTCACGCGGGTCGACCCAGTAACGATTGGTCGCGCTCAGGCCGATGGCCGGGGCATCAATCTGTTCATCGACACGCAGCACGGTGTATTCCTTGTCGAGAATCTGCAGGGTTTGTTCCGAGCGGCGGGAGAAGCGGCTGTTGACGATCACCCCGACCTCCTGGCCCTTGTAGAGGTCGATCCAGCGCCGCGTGGTGAAACCGTCGGCGACGTGATGCAGGCCCTGTTTGAACGGCGAGTCATCGGCCAGCCGCGTGCCATCGAGATCGCCTTCCAGGCCCAGGCCAATCGTGCGCACGGCGAGTCCATTGCGCAGCAGCAGCACTTGTTTGCCGGAAGCGACCCAAAACTGCAGGTCTTCGCGCTCACGCACCAGCGCCAGCACGCCGGAGCCGGACGGCGTGGTCAGTTTCAGTTGCGGATAATTGACCACGGCCACTTTGGCCGCCGACACGTCGACTTCATCGGGGCCGACCACCGCGGCTTTGAGGTTGTTCAACGAAGCGCTCATCAGCGGGTTACAGCCGCACAGCAACGAGGCCGCCATCAGGCACAGGCCAACTTTCAAAATGTTCAAAGTCGGCGGCCTTATTTGCTGTTGTTACTGTATTCGCTCCAGTTCTTCGCAGCGGAAGCGCCAGTGCCGACAATCGATGCCGACGGCACCAACTGGCTGATCAGACGGTTCCAGCGAGTCACGTTGGCAGGCCCGACGTACACCACGTCCTGCGGGCGCACTTCGAAGTGCGAGGCGAGCGCCATGGCGGTCGGCGACTCGGCTTCGAGCTGGTAGATCTTCGCCGGCTCGACATCGAGGTTTTCCACGCCACGAATGACATACACCGCGTTGCCATTGGAGGTGGTCTGGGCCAGGCCGCCAACCGAACCGAGCACATCGGTGAGGTTCATGGTCGCAGTCTTGAAACTCAGCGCACGCGGCTGATTGACCTCGCCCATCACGTAAATGCGCTTGTTGTCGTTGTACGGCAGATACAGCTGATCGCCACCCTTGAGGTAGACGTTCTGCAACTCGGAATCCTGCTGATTGAGCGAGTCGAGATTGAGCGGATAAGTGCGACCCTTGCGCGTCAGCAGCAGCCCGGACAAATCAGCGTTGTTGGTATCGATACCGGCCGAGCCGAGGGCTTCGACCACGCTCAGCGGATTGGTGGAAATCGCTTGCGGACCGGCCTTGGCCACCGCGCCGGTGACCACGACTTTCTGGCTGGCGAAACGCAACACCGCGACATCTACCTGCGGCTCGGCGATGAACGCCGACAGCCGTTGTTCAATGTCCGAGCGCAGTTGCTGGATGGTCCGGCCGGTGGCCTGGACTTCCTTGATGAACGGGTAATACAGCGTGCCATCGGAGCGCACCAGTCGGCCGTTGGCATCGATCTGTTGTTGCGCGCCGGACGGGGCCGTCAGCTCAGGGTGATCCCATACCGTGATGTACAGGACATCGTTGTTGCCGATGCGGTATTCGGCCGGGGTCGCCAGCAGTTCCGCCGGCAGCGACTCACGCTTTTGTGTGGAGCGGTTCATGGCGATCAGCTTGGGGGTGATCGGAATCAGCTCGACCCGGCTGCTTTCACTGGCGCCCTGGCGGGTGATGTCACTGGTGCTGAGGTATTGACCGGGGGAAAACATGCAACCTTGCAAAGCGAGACTTGCCAACATTAAAAGATAAACACTACGAGTCATAATGGCACTACGCTATTCAAGGGCGAATCCAAAAACAAAGTCACCCGACTTGCGTCGGGCGACCTTGTACTGCACTAACAGAACTTCCTGTTAGTTATGCGTGCCGGTTGTACCGGTGGTACCCGTCGTACCGGTGGTACCGCCGTTGGCACTGCCACCGCTGTTAGACGCCGCTACAGCACTGGCAACCATTGCAGTACTGGCTGCGGGCGCTTGAGAAGCCGCCACGTTGCCACCTACATTGGTTACCGCTGTCAGCGGTGCTTCAGCGGCGGCAGCCCAGTTGCTCAACATCGTCAACAGGGCAACTGCCATCACTTTTTTCATATCAACTCCTTTCTAACATTCGACCTGTTATAAAACTGGCCTGAGTTAGCGGTGGTGAGTTCAAGTCCGCAAAAAGCGCGAACAAGATCCGTTGTTCTTTCACAGTCTTACCCAACTGATAAAAGTCGAACGGCAGGTTTATATCTACGGACTTGCAAAAGGCATTGCCAGTGTAATTTCCCGACGTTATCTAACAACCTGACTGAAAATAACATTGGGTTAAATGGCCATCATTCCAAGTAGCCCTT includes:
- a CDS encoding undecaprenyl-phosphate glucose phosphotransferase, which codes for MDLSLSINRSTGLKGLTFWGQWALAQGFVVTLLFILAEQHTGTVAFYYRMCATLAVLASVPAYTFSGVYRKRDNYLTGLGRLFMGWSMTMAALACIAFVCQADELFSRQVILSWAVYGFLGQAFLYAPLHAFSKYYQRSRKSEHKTLIVGTGELALGLAKKLSQLENLPLVGLVSNGDVSALGKDSPRVVGAQEDLLKLIEAHDIRRLYITLPLCEAAKIEAIYGDLLGANVDVVWVPDLNSLTLLNHSVKVVDGLPAIYLNESPLTSRPTAALSKSLAEKTVAFLAIIALSPILLIIALAVKINSPGPVFFKQDRHGWNGKVIKVWKFRSMRVHDDRDVKQASRNDSRITAVGRFIRRTSLDELPQLFNVLQGHMALVGPRPHAVAHNNYYSGKILAYMARHRIKPGITGLAQISGCRGETDTIDKMQKRVEIDLQYINNWSLWLDLKILVKTPFTLLSKDIY
- a CDS encoding YjbH domain-containing protein, whose translation is MKLRFAAVLLLPCGLAHAEPRITQNDFGGTGLLQTPTARMAPAGELSVNANRTDPYSRYSVSLQPLDWLEGSFRYTAITNRPYGSEALSGSQSYKDKAVDVKVRLWQESHWLPDVALGFRDIGGTGLFSSEFFVANKRYDNFDFSAGIAWGYLGNRGDIDNPLGYVSDRFDTRPALEGTGDVNSGSYFRGRPSFFGGVSYQTPWDRLSLKLEFEGNDYKHEPKDNEIKQDSPINLGAVFKVTDSVDVSAAWERGNTAMFGVTFHTNFVSRKAPAKTYDPTPEPLPAKMPTTAMEQVNWANVSQRLQQNAGYKVERITQRDSELIVYGEQQRYFHSSKAVGRASRILDNSVNDDIDWFTMVNKRYDLPLEETSVPRQTFREVINNEEPLESLHRTTEINPAMPRNEKTLYTEAPQHFSYGVGLGFKQNVGGPDGLLYQLSADADAEYRFNRNTWWSGLLSANLANNFDKFTYDAPSGLPRVRTDLRQYLTTSNTTMPLFQVSHAEQLDKDLYGMVYGGYLESMFAGVGGEVLFRPTGERWSVGADINWVRQRDFDQGFALRDYSVVTGHVTAYTDLPFDTLAAVSVGRYLAGDWGGTLDISREFFNGVRFGAWATITTAGSAEYGEGSFDKGIYLSIPFDEMMSMSTMRRANLVWAPLTRDGGARLNRSYQLHSMTDSREGDMFYRNFEKITE
- a CDS encoding capsule biosynthesis GfcC family protein encodes the protein MRLKMLSASLMLVASVSQAAVTVSGDVANPGPIPLPPNGRLLDVIGEAVPNAEGYWLAGGLLRQSLIEEQTRLKVGVLFDLDVLQRMSMLFDLPSRAALAQRIAEEVRQMPVTGRQIADLDPVALEVGFARNIRLDDGDRLIYPKRVDEVQVLGAVAEPCHLPYQPLQEAREYLQGCSILSDAEADYLWLIQPNGAAQRVGIAHWNRESGHFPVAGSKILVPLKNDDLDPPLPELNQQLAEFIATQLAEVVR
- a CDS encoding YjbF family lipoprotein, encoding MNILKVGLCLMAASLLCGCNPLMSASLNNLKAAVVGPDEVDVSAAKVAVVNYPQLKLTTPSGSGVLALVREREDLQFWVASGKQVLLLRNGLAVRTIGLGLEGDLDGTRLADDSPFKQGLHHVADGFTTRRWIDLYKGQEVGVIVNSRFSRRSEQTLQILDKEYTVLRVDEQIDAPAIGLSATNRYWVDPRDGFILQSEQQLTSQLRVKVVQLTPDRRHLP
- a CDS encoding polysaccharide biosynthesis/export family protein, translated to MFSPGQYLSTSDITRQGASESSRVELIPITPKLIAMNRSTQKRESLPAELLATPAEYRIGNNDVLYITVWDHPELTAPSGAQQQIDANGRLVRSDGTLYYPFIKEVQATGRTIQQLRSDIEQRLSAFIAEPQVDVAVLRFASQKVVVTGAVAKAGPQAISTNPLSVVEALGSAGIDTNNADLSGLLLTRKGRTYPLNLDSLNQQDSELQNVYLKGGDQLYLPYNDNKRIYVMGEVNQPRALSFKTATMNLTDVLGSVGGLAQTTSNGNAVYVIRGVENLDVEPAKIYQLEAESPTAMALASHFEVRPQDVVYVGPANVTRWNRLISQLVPSASIVGTGASAAKNWSEYSNNSK